The window AATTCAGGAGGAGAATGTGCCGGAGCTGTTTTTTGAGCAGCCTAAGAATCCGCGGCTCAAAGAATTTTTATCAAAGGTACTATAATGAAGATGAAAGTTGGCGCCTATCAATTTGCCGTGACGGGCGATATTGAACGAAATCTGAAGAGTATGGAGCGCGGGATTCTTTGCGCTGTGCGCGCAGGCGTGCGGTTGCTGGCATTTCCGGAGTGTGCGCTGACGGGATATCCGCCGCGGGATCTGGCGTGCGCTGCAGATGCGGATCTTGAGCAGGCGAAGGCGGCCTGCGCGAGGCTGCAGGAGCTGGCGGAGACGTATGAGATGCATATCCTTGCAGGGAGCATTACGGAGCAAAGTGGCTGCCGGTATAATAGCGTATTGCTTTTTTCTGGTGAGCGGGCGGGCTCTGATAGCGGCGCTTTGTATCATAAGCGGGCGCTGTGGGGCTGGGATCGTGATAATTTTGCGCCCGGCGCCGAGAGCGGCATCTTGGAGATAGAGGGCTGGCGGCTGGGCGTCCGCATCTGCTTTGAGGTCAGGTTTCCGGAGTTTTTCCGGGAGCTGTACCGGGCGCAGACGGATTTGAATCTTCTTTTATTTTATGATGTCTGCGATCAAGAGAATGAGGATCGATATGAGATGATCCGCTCGCATATCCGCACAAGAGCTGTTGAGAATGTGACGCATACTCTGTCGGTGAATACCATTTCTCCCTATCAGACTGCGCCGACGGGGCTGTATGACCGGTCGGGTCGCTGCCTGACGGAGCTGACGCGCGGCGAAGAGGGGCTCCTCGTATATGAGCTGGAGAAACGCCCGCTGGATTTCGGAGAGCAGGGGCGAAAGGAGATCTCAGATCAGCTTTGCTAGGAGCGGCCTGTGCTGGTACGGGGGACTTTTTACATTCACCGCTGCTGGTCCGTCCCTTTTGACTGCCACTGGCATCCTGCCGTTTCCACCGCCACTGGCCCGTTCCTTTTGATTTCCACCGCCACTGGCGGAAATGGACGATATAGCTGAACTTTTTCCACCGTGCATGGTGGAAAATTTATACAATAGCGGAAAAATACACGTTAGCAAGCATCTTGGCATAAAAAATGGCGGAAAAAATTCCGCCATTCCAGTTTGAGAGCTTGTGTGCGACGGTATTTTCTCCGCTATTTTTTAATTTTCACCAATCGTGGCGCAGGCACGATGATATCCTCTGAGTTTTATAGGCTGTCTTCTATAGCCTTTTGCACCTTTTCCGCGATGTCATCAGGCAGTGAGTTAGTTTGACCGCTTAGATAATCAGCTAAATATGCTTCTAAAACCGTGCAGATATCGGCATCTACAATGAAGGCCTGCTTATTTTCCTGTATCAGGCTTTGGAGCGAGTCGGCCAGATCCTGCGGGAGCGCCTCTCTGTCAAAGGCTTGCTTCTGGATTTGGTACTGCCCGCCAGACAGTGACCGGAAGGAATCAATAAGAGCAAGTGCTTCATTTTGATTGACGGGAGTCAGCATTGCCATTGCATCATACATCGTAATCATTTCCCATTGGTCATGAGGAATATCCATCAATGCTCTTAAAAATCGAACCGCGGCCTCGGGCTGAGAGGAGCTAGCACTCACCATACCCATAATATTGATATTAACAGAGTATCCGTCGCCATCTCCTAACGGATAAAAAAGCAGCTCAGCATCCTGCTGCAGGAGCTGGTGGCAGGCGCTGCTCATGTAGCGCGCAGCGCAAATCATATTTGAGTTTCCTAATATTACGGTACAAAAGTCTCTGATATCGGCAAAGGACATGCTGGTGACCGTGGCAGCACCGCTAAAATACGGGAAAGCCATATCCATAGTAGTCCTAAAGTATTCCATCGTCAGGGCAAAGAGCGCGGGATCTACAGCTACTTGACCGGCTTCGCGGTCCACATGAAGCGCGCCGGTGTGCTCCAGCACTTCATACATCCATTGATAGCGATTGCTGATAGAAAGCATCAGAGGGAGCTGGGAGCAGTAATCAGCAGAATCCTTATGCAGGTCCGCGTCGGCCATCAGGGCTTGAAGCAGCTGCTGAGCAGTATATTGATCACTTAACTCTGATAAGCCGCCTGCGCCGAGTGTTTGTGCATCTGTAATCAGATATTGTATAGAAACCGATAAAGGAAGGATGAACTGCTCATCGCCGCATTTTCCGGCTTCTATGGCACCGTTTATATAGTTAGCCGGATCATAATCAGTATCTGCCTGCAGATATTCATGCAGCCCGGCAAGCTTGCCGTCCTTGGCCCATTGGAATGGGTTTATGATAAAGGAGCTGCTGTATTTGTCAAGGAGAATCACATCCGGTGCTTTATCGCCCTCCAGCGCCTGTTCTAGCTCCTCTGCACTTTTAAAGGAAGTAGCTTCGATCGGTAGACAGTCGTCAGATGTTTTGTACCAGTCCAGCAGTGCGCGGATCATTGGTTCCGTATCGGCTTCGCCGACATAGTAGACGCGAAGCGGAGCCGCCTCGCCGGAAACAGCCGAGCTGCTCGGCTTGGGTTCTTCTGTGCGGGTACAGCCAAAGGCGCAGCAGACAAGGGCTGCACATAGCAGTAATGCAAATATTTTTTTCATTTTCTCATACCTCTTTTTTTTTGCGGCATAGCCGCTGTGATGCCTTGAATATACGTCTGCCAAAATAAAAAGTCAAGCTCTATTTTTGCACATGCTCTGTCGAAACAGGCAGCTGAAAAAAGGCATCCCGGTATCTTTTGGGGGTATAGCCGGTATGCTTTTTAAATGCACGGATAAAGTGGCTCTGAGAGCTGAATGCCAGAATAGCACTGATTTCAGCATAGGTGTAGTCAGAAAATTTCAGCATGTTTTGGGCCGCCTCCATACGCTTGGACAGGATATAGGAGGAGATGGAGCAGCCGGTTTCTTTTTTAAATAGAGTAGAGAGATAGCTTTCGTTTAAGTGAACCTGCTCCGCCAGGTCCCGGACAGAGATGCTTTCATGCAGATGATGATAAATGTAATCAAGGCATAGCGTGATAGGCTTAGAATAGACCTTTATCTTATCAAGTGCAGCCATTTCTTTGGTGTAAAAAGCAAACATATCGGCGTGCAGAGCTTTGATTTCGTCAATCGTCCGCAGCGTATCCATTTTTAAAATATACAGATCGCTGATGTTATAGGCGCGTTCCGCAGCCATTCCGCCAGCGATAGCGCTGCGGCTGGCAAGAGTAATGGAAGCAACAAAAAGATATTTGTAATTACGCACGGGATCATCCGATACGTGGCCCGGAAGGTCGGAGGAAAACATACGGACCCCCTCCTCTATAGCCCTAGGATCACCGATGCGCAGCAGATCATATTGATACATATCCTCCGTGACGGTATGATGCCGGTCATCATTTTCCCGATGAATGTACTCCATATATTTGAGCTGTTTTTCAGTTAAAGTAGCCATGTTTCACCTCCCAGTATGAAATGAGCATATCACAAATAGCGGCAGGGAGCAATGCTTAAAAAAGGGCACGTTCCTGCCGAGGCAAATGCAGGGCAGCAGCGCAAAGAAAGCCGATAAGAGAAAGCAGAAGCAGAAAAACAAATACGGCAGGTCGTCCAAAGGAGTCAGAAACCAAGCCGGCAGCAATCGGGATGACAGCACTGCCGATGCTCTTAAAGGTAGCGATTAGGCTAAGCGCGGTCGTTGTGCAACCCTCCTCTACTAGATTCAGAATGATTTTAAGCGTGAGCATAATATAAAGCATAGTAGCTGTAGATTTGCAGAGGAAAAGGACAAGGCAAAGCGCAGCGAGGTGGGACACTAGAGAATAAGTAGCAAACTGAATAAGCAGCAAACCAAAAGAGATAAGTAGCAGCTGTTTGGCCGAGAGCCGGTTCATATACCGGTTAGAAAATAAAATAATCGGGATTTCCATCAGTGTAGAGGCAAATAAAATGCTGCCAACCTGAGTCGTATTGCCAAGCAGCTCTTGCAGGCGCAGAGTAAGGTAGGTGCCGTTTGCGGCCGCCGCGCCGCTGAACAGAAAGCTGACAAAGCTAAATAAAAGGAACGAACGGTTTTTTAGCAGAACACGAAGAATGCCAGCGCTTTTTGGGACGGCTGTGGCATGCAGCTCATGAGCAGCGTCGTTATTAGTAGTTAAAAAGAAAGCGCCCATTGTGACCAGCATGGCTGCAGCAAATATATAAAAATTAAACCGCGGAGCAATTGTTTCATAGATGAATGCAGCAGCCTGTGTGGCCGCGGCATATCCAACCGCTCCCCATAAGCGGATCAGGCCATAGCGGTATGGCGTATTGGTAGCCAGCTGCTCGCACAGAGGATTGACCCCAGAAAGAAACATCGTGGTAAGGCCATTTAAAATGAACAGCAATACATTATTTTGAAAAGAAGCAAATAAAAGCGCACAGATCGCTGAAAGACAGAGCAGGGCGACGCTGATCGTGCGGTCACGGCGCATCCGGTCATACACAAGACCAATTACAGGCTGTAAAAGCATAGTAAAAATACCGCCGGCGGAAATAATGACGGAGATTTCCGAATCGGCCTTGCCATTGCCGGCGAGATAAATAGAAAGGATGGAATTGAAGATTCCCATTCCGAAAAAATAGGCGAAATAGAGCAGGGCATAGCTGCTATACCGTTTTCTTTTGATTGCCTTAAGCTGCATAAAATGACCTCCTGATATGGTGAATGATGGGAGGAGTGTAGCACAAATCTGTTCAATTAAATATCACGTATATTGTATTTTTAGCCCTGATATTATGGGAAATGAAGAGGATAATAATGTTATAAATCCAATACATGTGCAATCCATAAACTCTCTTTTTTGATACAATGCCTGCATGATAAGCGCTTAAAAGATAATGAAAAAGGAGTGATTGATTTATGAAACAGATAACGGGCAAAAAATCAACCGCAAGAGTGGTGAACATGACAGAAGGAAATCCAATGCGCATCATTCTGATGTTTGCTGTTCCTTTATTTATAGGTAATATCTTTCAGCAGGTATACAGCATGATCGACACGATGATTGCAGGGTATAGCTTGGGCGACGGTGCGATAGCGGCCATAGGAGCGACCTCCTCGCTATATTCACTTCTAATCAATATCGCATCAGGTCTAAATAGCGGCTATGCGATTGTCGTCACACAGTATTTCGGATCGGGGAATGAAAAAAAGCTAAAAGAGGCCGTTGCGGGCATGATACAGCTCAATATAGTGGTGACGGCAGTTTTGACAGTGGTATCCGTTGTATTTTTGAGGCCGTTGATGCGATTCATGAATACACCGGAGGCAATTTTTTCAGAAGCATACCGTTATATTGTTGTTATCTGTATGGGTATGCTGGCTACAATCTGCTATAATATGTTTTCAGGGATTTTGCGGGCGGTAGGGAATAGCCGTACTTCTATCTACTTCCTAATTCTTGCTTCTTTATTAAATATAGGGCTGGATTTGCTTTTTGTGGTAGGCCTGAAGATGGGAGTTGCAGGAGCGGCGCTGGCTACTGTGATCGCACAGGGAACGGCCGCAGCATTTTGCGGATGGTATATCGTTAAAAATTATCGCTTTCTTCTGCCAAGCAGAAAGGATCTGCGAGTTTCCAAAAAGCTGTTAGGAGAGCTGGTGTCACAAGGAGTCGCGATGGGTTTAATGCTTTGCGTTGTGGATCTGGGGTCAATTCTGTTTCAGAGGGCCACAAATGGTCTGGGAGCAAGCATTATTTCCGCGCAAACGGCATCAAGGCGTATCATCGGGATTACCATGCAGCCGCTGGCTACCATTGCAACAGCATCCTCTACCTTTGTGGGTCAGAACTGGGGAGCAGGAAAGACGGACAGAATCCGATCAGGACTCAAGCAGGTGCTGAAAATGGAGATGGTATGGTCCGGAATTGCCTGCATCATCGCCGCGTTTTTCGGAGATATACTGATCCGGATTACGACGGGGACAGAGGATTTAATGATCATACAAAACGCGGTCATGAATTTGCGCTGGCATTTATTCTTTTTCCCGGTGCTGGGAGCTCTGCTTGTGCTGCGTACCGCGATGCAGGCCATGGGCAAAAAGATAGCGCCCATTATTTCCAGCTGTTTGGAGCTGGGGATGAAAGGCGTATCGGCTGCGTTTTTAATACCGCAGCTTGGCTTTTTTGGCAGCAGCATTACAGAGCCGCTGACATGGGTGATTATGCTGGTCTTCTTGGTTGGTGCGTTTTGTATACAAAAGAGAGCGTTATTCGGTGAAAGCAGATGGAAAGAAAATTTAGAAATCTAAAGAGTTTATAAATTTTATTTAGAAAACTTGACATTCTTCTGAAGAAAATTTATAATAAACCAGACCTATATCCATAGATGAAAAGCAAGGAATAAAGTTAAATGAAGAAATTAAAGAAAAAAGGGATCGGCTGGTATATCGGCGACCGTCTGCTGCAGTTTGTTTTTATTTTACTGGCAGCCAGCGTGCTTGTTTTTGCGATGTGCCACATGTCTAACATCGATCCGGTGGCAGTGATTTTAGGCGGCAAGCAGACCTCGCCGGAGACCATTGCGGCGCTTCGTGAAAAGTTTTATTTGAATGATTCGCTGCCGATGCAGTACTGGCGATGGCTTAAAGGAATGCTGCAGGGTGATTTTGGACTTGATTTCAAATATCAGCAGCCGGTGTGGGATTTAATCGCAGGGCGGCTTCCGGTGACACTGACGCTCACCTTTTGCAGTTCGATTGCCGCGCTGCTTGTGGCTATTCCGCTTGGGGTGCTTAGCGGGATACGCCGTCATACGCTGGTGGATCGGGGCGCATCCCTGTTTTCGCTGATTACGATGGCCTGTCCTCCGTTTTTTATCAGTGTCATTGCCATCGCGATCTTAGCCCGCGTTGCACCAGGGATTTCCTTCACCGGGAGCTTTAGCTCACTCGGGGAGATGATAGAGCGTCTCTGGCTGCCGGCCTTGTGTCTGGCACTGGGAATGATTGCATTAGCGCAGCGCATGATTCGCTCTTCCATGATCGAAGAGCTGCAGAGTCCGCATATTCAGATGGCGCAGGCAAAGGGACTTCCGCAAAAGACGATAATCTGGAAGCATGCATTTAAAAATGCGCTCATTCCTTTGATTACGGTGTACGGCATTCAGATGGGCAGTATGCTGGTAGGGGCAGTTTTAGTCGAGGCAGTATTTTCGCTGGCGGGCCTCGGCGGACTTTTGATATCGGCTGTACAGACCAGCAATTATCCGGTCACACAAGCGATTACAATGCTGATGGTGTTTGTCTTTTTGCTCATCAGCACGATTACCGATATCTTATATGCGGTTATCGATCCGAGGATCCGTACCGGAATGGGAGGCCGCAATGGATAAAAAAAGAAAGAGAATTCGGTCATTTTTCAGCCCTGCTGTGATCGTAGCAGTGATGATTTTGGCAATTGTGATCGGCGGCGCCATCCTTGCGAATGTCTTGGCGCCTTATGATCCGAATGCCATCAGTTTGGGCGAGGCGCTGCAGGGGCCTTCCTTGACTCATTGGCTAGGGACGGATCCAACGGGCCGTGATATCTTTTCCCGGCTTCTTTTCGGCGGGCGGACGACGCTGCTCAGCGCAGTGGCCATTGTAGCGTTTGCGATGCTGTTTGGTATTCCGCTGGGGCTGTTTGCCGGATATTATGGCGGTTGGTTTGACAAGGTTACGCAGAGGATCTGCGATGTGATCATCGCCTTTCCCTCTTTATTATTGGCATTTGTATTTGTGGCGGCATTCGGGCGCAGCTTGATCAACAGTATTATTGCCATTGGTATTATCTATATTCCGATGACGGCTAAGCTTACGCGTTCGCTGACGCTGACTGAAAAAAATAAGACCTATGTGGAAGCCGGCAGAACCATTGGCTATTCAAGGCCTAGAATCTTATTTACTGAGATTCTGCCCAACTGCGTAGCGCCGCTTACGGCACAGTTGACGCTCGACATCGGATATGCAGTGCTTGATTTAGCGGCGATGAGTTTTCTGGGGCTTGGTGTGCAGCCGCCAACGGCGGATTGGGGCGCGATGCTGGAGGAAGGGCAGCAGTTATTGTTTTTGCATCCAATGGGGGCGGTTGCCCCAGGGATTGCCATTGCTCTGACAGTCATTGCCATCAATCTGATCAGTGATGGCGTCTTAAGATATATCGACCCTGCGCAGAGAAGGCTGCCGCGGCTGCGGAAAAAACGTCTTGAGGCCATGGTGAAAAGCAGCATGGAAGCAGCGGTGCAAAAGCAGCAGAAGGAGCAGGCGCATGGATAATAGCATATTGAAAATCAGGGATCTGCATCTGTGGCTTCATACAGAGCAGGGGCTCCATCACATTTTGCAGGGCGTTGATCTGGACATACAAAAAGGAGAGGTCCATGGGCTCATCGGAGAAAGCGGCTGCGGCAAAACGATGATGACAAAGGCCGTTTTGAACATGGGGGATGCCGCGCGTACAGTTGTAAGAGGGACGATCCGATTTGACGGACAGGAGCTGACGGAGCTGCCCGCTTCGCAGCGGCGAAGGTTGGGCGGACGGCAGATCGGATATATTACGCAGGATCCTTTAACAGCGCTGAATCCTCTGTTTACCGTGGGCGAGCAGATTGCGGAGATGCTTCGTTATCACAAAGGCATGAACCGAAAGGAAGCGATGCAGGAAGCAGTCAAACAGCTGGAGCGGGTAGGGATCGTACCCGGCGCCCAGATGAGCAGGCGCTATCCGCATCAGTTTTCCGGCGGTCAGCTGCAGCGGATTTGTTTGGCAATGGCCGTATGCTGCGGGCCGCAGCTTCTGATTGCCGACGAGCCGACCACAGCACTGGATGTCACGACGCAGGCGCAGATTTTAGAGCTGCTTAGGCAGCTTCAAAAGGAAGGCTTAGCAATTCTGCTGATTACACATGATTTCGGTGTTGTTTCCGAAGTCTGTCAGCGTGTTTCCGTGATGGATAAAGGAACGATTGTAGAAGAAGGCGATACCAATGCTGTGTTTAACCAGCCGCAAAAGGAATACACCAAGCGTCTGATCGACAGCGCCGTCAGAAAGGAGGGAGCTTATGAAACCTAACCTTTTAGAGGTGCGGGAGCTAAGAAAAGAATATCATCAAAAAGAGGCGACCGTACAGGCGGTAGATGGCGTATCATTTTCTGTAAAAGAAGGAGAAATCTTAGGCATTGTAGGAGAAAGCGGCTGCGGCAAATCGACGCTGGCACGCTGTATCATCCGTTTAATAGAGGCAGAAGAGGGCGCTATCTTATGGAACGGAAGCGATATAAGTCATCACAGCGAAAAGCAGATGCGCAGCCTCCGGCCTCAGATTCAGATGATCTTCCAAAACCCGTATGCCTCTTTTAATCCGCGTTTTTCCATCGGACAAACATTAGAAAAAGTAAGAAAATTTTATGGGCTTACGCCCCAACAATATCAGGACAAATTGGCTGAGCTCCTGCAGTACTGCGAGATTGACAAAGAGCTGCTGGAGAGAAGACCTTCTCAGCTGTCCGGAGGACAGCTACAGAGGCTGGCAATCGTGAGAGCGCTTCTCTCGTCGCCCAGACTGCTGATTGCAGATGAAGCGGTGTCAGCACTCGATGTATCAATACAAGAATCTATTTTAAAGCTGCTGCGCGATATAAGAGGTCAATACGGCATTGCCGTCTTGTTTATTTCTCATGATTTAGCGGTAGTCCGGGCGCTTTGTGAGAGAGTGCTTGTAATGTACCGCGGCCGCATTGTTGAAGAGGGCGGAGCAGAGGAGCTGTTTCGCGCTCCGGCGCATCCCTATACGAAGGCGCTGCTTTCTGCCAGGCCGCGGCTGGGAAAGAGCCAGGAAGGCCGTATTTTATTGCGCGGCGATGTAAGGGATGCAGGGCAAAACGAAAACGCCTGTTTGTTTGCAGGGCGCTGCTATGCAAAGCAAATGGGAAACTGTCAAAGACTCCGTCCCTCGATGGTTGAACTGGGCAAGGGGCACAGAGCCGCTTGTCATTGTATAAATCAAAATTAAAAGGAGAAATCAAATTGAAGCAGGTAGTAAAAAAAGGACTGGTCAGCCTGTTGCTGCTGGCCATGCTGCTGAGCTGTTTAGCAGGCTGCAGCAAACAGGAAGAGCCAAAAGAAAAAGAAGGAAAGGTAACAGCGCAGCTAATCGCAGACGTAGTAGCACTGGATCCGGCGCGTATGTATGACACATCCACGATGCTGGTGCTGGGACAGGTAACAGAAAATATTCTGGCGCAGCAGATGGATGGAAGCATGAAGCCATTTTTGGCCGAGAGCTGGGAAGCGACAGATAATGTTACTTATGTTTATCACATGCGCAGTGACATCAAATTTTCAAACGGAGATCCGGTGACCATGGAGGATGTGCTGTTTTCTATGGAGCGGCACAGAGATCCGGCTGTGGCATCTTATCTGGGCTGGATGTATGATAATGTAGAATCGATTACACAGACAGGTGACTGGGAGTTTACCGTAAAGCTGTATGAGCCGGATGCGACATGGCAGTATGTACTGGGCACAGCCGCCGGTGCGGTTATTCAAAAATCAGCCTGTGAGGCCGCGGGAGATCAGTTTGGTTCTTCTGTAGAAGGGCTGGTGGCCACAGGTCCGTATGTGATTGACAGCTGGACGGTGGGCAGCGAGTTAAAGCTTTCTTACAATCAAAACTATTGGGATCCGCAGTATAGCAATCCGGATGTAAAAAATATTACCTTTACGGTTATCTCAGAGGATACGACGCGCGCCTCCGCGCTGACCAGTGGTCAGACAGATCTGGACACCTGGCTGCCCGGCGATCTCTTGGAGACGATCGAAAAATCCGGAAAAGTAAAGATACAGATGAAGGAGTCGGGTGACTTTCTGTTTTTGGCTATGAACTGCAGTAAGGAGCCTTTTGACGATGTGAATGTCCGCCGCGCGATTGCCAGCGCCATTCCGAAGGAAGAAATCAACAATACAATTGTGGGCAGAGTAGGAGAGAAAGCAAGCTTTATTCCGATGAGCTCCTATCTGTACACCTTTGAGCGTCCGTCATGGGAGGCCTATGAAAAGACGGCTCAGGACTATGCCTATGATATAGAAAAGGCCAAAGAATATCTGGCAGCCTCTGAGCATGCAGATGGTTTTACAGTTAGTCTGATCTGCGACGAGAGCAATATGAATAATTCCATTGCGTTGGTCATTCAGCAGGCCTTGGCAGAGATCGGGATTACCGTCAATATTGAAAGAATGTCTTATGATGAAATCATCTGCCATGAATTCGGCGAATATGTGGATGAAAACGGTAATCATACCTATGAGATGGGTATTTTTGAATGGGAGGCTGATTGGCCGGATCCCTCTGGCAACATCATGGGTATTTTCAACTCTGCGTATATGGGAGAAGGGGGCAGCAATGTGCCCGGATATGCCAATGAAGAGGTAGATGCGCTTTTAAACCAGCAGGCAGCAAGCATGGATGAAGCAGAGAGGACGCAGCTCCTGCAGCAGGCGCTGGATATCATCATTGATGAGAGCCCGATCGTACCGATCAGCTATATGTATTATAAAATGGGACTCGGGGAAGCCATTGAGGCATTTGACCTTGTCACATGGGGAATGTATTTTAAGGATATGAAGTTAAAGTCCTGATGAGGGCCTAACAAAGAAAGGAAGAGCCGTATGATTCGAGCAAAGGAGCTGGCAGCCAGACTGGGCGTTTCGCCCGCTACCATTTCATTGGTGCTCAATGACAAGCCGGGGATCTGTGAGGAGACTCGGCAGGAGCTGCGCAGAAAAATCTGTGAAATGGGATACGGCTATATGCTGAAAAACCCACAGGGCTCTGAGGCTGTTCATGAGGCCGGCGGCGCCATCGCCTTTGTGATCTACCCAGTGTGCAAGGAGTGCAGCGATATTTTCTCATTTTATGCAGCCGTCATGGAAGGTGCCTCTGCTTATCTGCAGGAGCAGGGCTATGAAATGCTTATTTTCCATGTCAAGCCGGAATGTGGATGCAGCTTGGAAAAATGTCTGGCAGATAAAAACGTAAAAGGACTCATCGTACAGAAGCCCTGTCTGGAAAGTATTGACCTGCAGGAGCTGAAGGCTATGGAAAAGCCGTTTGTCATGCTGGATACTTACTACATGGATGAGGAAGTCAACAGCGTTTCCGTCAATAATGAACAGGGTGTTTATAAGCTGATCCGTCACCTGCAGGAGCAAGGGCATGAGCGAATTGGCTATATCAGCTGCAGTGCGCAGCGGGCCAGTTTTTGCGAGCGCAAGGGGTACTATCATATGATCTTGGCGCAGCTGGGGCTGCCGCAGCAGCCGCAGTGGTGTCTGGAGGTCTCCGATGCGGAGGGCATTCACCGCCTGCTGCAGAGCGAAAACGCACCCACGGCCTTTCTTACGGACAATGATATGGTAGCCTGGAAGGCCATTCAGCAGCTTCAGGCCAGCGGTCATACGGTGCCGCAGCAAATTGCAGTGGTCGGCTTCGAGGACCGCGAGATCGCAGCGATG is drawn from Lachnospiraceae bacterium and contains these coding sequences:
- a CDS encoding ABC transporter substrate-binding protein; amino-acid sequence: MKQVVKKGLVSLLLLAMLLSCLAGCSKQEEPKEKEGKVTAQLIADVVALDPARMYDTSTMLVLGQVTENILAQQMDGSMKPFLAESWEATDNVTYVYHMRSDIKFSNGDPVTMEDVLFSMERHRDPAVASYLGWMYDNVESITQTGDWEFTVKLYEPDATWQYVLGTAAGAVIQKSACEAAGDQFGSSVEGLVATGPYVIDSWTVGSELKLSYNQNYWDPQYSNPDVKNITFTVISEDTTRASALTSGQTDLDTWLPGDLLETIEKSGKVKIQMKESGDFLFLAMNCSKEPFDDVNVRRAIASAIPKEEINNTIVGRVGEKASFIPMSSYLYTFERPSWEAYEKTAQDYAYDIEKAKEYLAASEHADGFTVSLICDESNMNNSIALVIQQALAEIGITVNIERMSYDEIICHEFGEYVDENGNHTYEMGIFEWEADWPDPSGNIMGIFNSAYMGEGGSNVPGYANEEVDALLNQQAASMDEAERTQLLQQALDIIIDESPIVPISYMYYKMGLGEAIEAFDLVTWGMYFKDMKLKS
- a CDS encoding LacI family transcriptional regulator produces the protein MIRAKELAARLGVSPATISLVLNDKPGICEETRQELRRKICEMGYGYMLKNPQGSEAVHEAGGAIAFVIYPVCKECSDIFSFYAAVMEGASAYLQEQGYEMLIFHVKPECGCSLEKCLADKNVKGLIVQKPCLESIDLQELKAMEKPFVMLDTYYMDEEVNSVSVNNEQGVYKLIRHLQEQGHERIGYISCSAQRASFCERKGYYHMILAQLGLPQQPQWCLEVSDAEGIHRLLQSENAPTAFLTDNDMVAWKAIQQLQASGHTVPQQIAVVGFEDREIAAMVNPPLTTIRVPDMALGRHAAQLLLSTIQESDSKAEECIKMELGVELVVRDSTRRE